In Candidatus Poribacteria bacterium, the sequence ACGTGATGCGTGAGAACCATTAGTTCATTGGTTCAGTCGGACTAGAAAGTCCCGATTCTGTTGTCCGATTTCTTAACATGAGCCAACACTTCAACTTGGTCGCTGACGATTAAATAATCCCAGAAAAAGAACCAAAAGCACAACAAAGAAATGGACAATCCCTAACAAACCTAGTATAATATTATCTAGATAGTCAACTGTCCATAACAGGAGGAGTCAAATGCCATGAAAGTATTAGATTATTCAGAGGAAAATCTAAAAACACTTGATCACAAATCATGGGACCAAGATATAGCCAACTTGAATGGTCACAAGCGAATCTTTACAGCATACATCGCCAAAGAAGGAAGCTGGTGGATCGGTTGGGTACAAGGGGTCGCGGGAGTTAATTGCATGGAAAAGACCAAGAAGAAACTTCTAGATTCACTCAAGGAGGAATTACCCGAAATGCTTGAGTTAAATCCAGATGTTTACATTGACGACGACCCCGAACCTCACTTCAGGTCCGTAACAATCGAACTATGAAACTAAGAGACCTGAAGCAACACCTAACAGAGTACCAATGTTACTTTGTTAGGGAAGGAGGCAACCATACAATATGGGGTAGTCCACACTCTAACGTTTATGCCAAAATCCCTAGACATAGAAACATTGCTAAAGGAACAGTCCACAAAATCTGCAAAGAGCTAAACATTCCCAACCCTAAATCACTGACATAAAAAAGCCCTAAGAGCCCACACGCCCCTTGGGGTGTTTCGTCTTTGGGGAAAATAAAGGTAACAAAATAGGACCGCAGATGAACGCTCAAGGCAAATACACACAAAATGTGATAAACCAAGTTTTTTACGCATCACGTTTCACGCTTCATTCATAGAATCCCGACAAGATTGAGGTTAAAGTGTGTAACTCCTATCAGTATAGGACTTACGCAAATTGAACAGAAAATTGGCATATTTTGCTGAAAAGTCGTTATTTGGTTGCAATCCCCTAAATCCTCCTTGTCAGGGGGACTTTAAGAGGAAATGCGTAAGTCCTACAGTATTAAGTTTAACCCCCGATGTCCTTTATCATTTCAATGAGATCTGAATACACGAGGTTACCATCGTCATCCTTCATACTGTACCATTCGGGTACACGCCCCACCTCTCGGTAGCCGATTTTCTGATACAGACTAATTGCAGCTTCGTTTAAGTGCCAGACGTGCAGGTAAATGCGTCGCAAGTCGAACTTTCGACCTTCCGCCTCCAAGAGTCGCATCATTTCCCGTCCCAACCCGCGTCTGCGACATCTGCCGATGATTTTGATTCCCAGCGTTCCCATCCGATGTGCTGTGTCGAGTTGCAAGCTGCCCTCTCCAACGATCCCCCCGTCTATTTCTATTAAAAGATGTGAGCG encodes:
- a CDS encoding type II toxin-antitoxin system HicA family toxin, yielding MKLRDLKQHLTEYQCYFVREGGNHTIWGSPHSNVYAKIPRHRNIAKGTVHKICKELNIPNPKSLT
- a CDS encoding GNAT family N-acetyltransferase encodes the protein MKEGQIIRTIQNNGETVTFRYPRWQDVPAYVEMCNILHQERVMAYHAETSFAKGCERLSGILVDLETGKRSHLLIEIDGGIVGEGSLQLDTAHRMGTLGIKIIGRCRRRGLGREMMRLLEAEGRKFDLRRIYLHVWHLNEAAISLYQKIGYREVGRVPEWYSMKDDDGNLVYSDLIEMIKDIGG
- a CDS encoding type II toxin-antitoxin system HicB family antitoxin; its protein translation is MFTAYIAKEGSWWIGWVQGVAGVNCMEKTKKKLLDSLKEELPEMLELNPDVYIDDDPEPHFRSVTIEL